The Aulosira sp. FACHB-615 genome includes a window with the following:
- a CDS encoding helix-turn-helix domain-containing protein: MNIKLFIKRLEALHKPLADLHQTASILPWIPADMLPQAYQELYSNSKMLQLAAKELYQQNEALKETQILLETERQNYQNLFEYAPDGSLVTDKAGIIQNANIAATKLLNIPKKFLIGKAIIQFVCLEERQHFRQELHQLYQADRTKELIIRLQQRHGEYFDAAFTVRVIRNPEGKAINLLWLLRNISDRQQTELQSTESYSEFIQNRPRYKYSKGETIPLNNSVVWYIFQGLVKLSTFCETGEEILLGLAKTQMVFGSGMTSLSIYQATALSDVELVPIYLSELSVTPALSHSLLPKINQRLQQTESFLVISKKQLVEDRLQHLLELLKQEIGEPVEEGTRLSVRLTHEDIASACGTTRVTITRLLGKLQQQGLISIDAKKHIILKV; this comes from the coding sequence ATGAATATAAAATTATTTATCAAACGTTTAGAAGCCTTGCACAAACCTCTAGCAGATTTGCACCAAACTGCTAGTATTTTACCTTGGATTCCTGCCGATATGCTACCCCAGGCTTATCAAGAACTTTATAGTAATTCCAAGATGTTACAGTTAGCAGCAAAAGAACTGTATCAGCAAAATGAAGCACTTAAAGAAACACAAATTTTACTGGAAACCGAACGCCAAAATTACCAAAATTTATTTGAGTATGCGCCAGATGGCTCTTTAGTCACTGATAAAGCGGGGATTATTCAAAACGCCAACATAGCTGCAACGAAATTACTGAACATTCCCAAAAAATTTCTCATCGGCAAAGCTATAATTCAATTTGTTTGTTTAGAAGAAAGACAGCACTTTCGCCAAGAACTCCATCAGCTATATCAAGCAGATAGAACAAAAGAGTTAATTATTCGCTTGCAACAACGTCATGGCGAATATTTTGACGCAGCTTTCACAGTCAGAGTCATCCGTAACCCAGAAGGTAAGGCTATTAACTTACTCTGGTTACTGCGGAATATTAGCGATCGCCAGCAAACAGAATTACAATCAACCGAGAGTTACAGCGAGTTCATCCAAAATCGCCCTCGATACAAATATTCTAAAGGTGAAACGATTCCTCTCAATAACTCAGTGGTTTGGTATATTTTCCAAGGTTTAGTCAAACTCAGTACATTTTGTGAAACTGGCGAAGAAATCTTGTTAGGATTGGCAAAAACACAAATGGTGTTTGGTTCTGGGATGACTTCTCTATCCATTTACCAAGCTACTGCTTTATCAGATGTGGAGCTAGTACCAATTTATTTGTCAGAATTATCAGTTACACCAGCATTGAGTCATAGTTTGTTACCCAAAATCAATCAACGGTTACAACAAACAGAATCATTTTTAGTCATCTCCAAAAAGCAATTAGTCGAAGACCGTTTACAACATTTATTAGAACTTCTCAAACAGGAAATTGGTGAACCAGTAGAAGAAGGGACTCGCTTAAGCGTCCGCTTGACTCATGAAGATATAGCAAGTGCTTGCGGTACTACCAGAGTCACCATTACAAGATTGTTAGGAAAATTGCAACAACAAGGTTTAATTAGTATTGATGCTAAAAAACATATTATTTTAAAAGTGTAG
- the glpK gene encoding glycerol kinase GlpK, producing the protein MDSKSPSSGYILALDLGTTGNRAFLFNHAGQIVGQAYKELTQYYPQPGWLEHDPEEIWRDTCWVMQNAIANAEIAPSDIVALGLTVQRETCLIWDKTTGKPLHKAIVWQDRRTAPLCNQLQAQGYAAEIYDRTGLVIDAYFSATKLRWLLENVAEIDLDNVLAGTIDTWVLWKLTGGKVHATDHSNASRTMLMNLKTCTWDEKLLEILQIPAQILPQIQPSLGKFGVTDQTLLGAEIPITAILGDQQAALFGHGCDRPGLMKCTYGTGSFLVAHTGAEIVRSQHQLISTLAWTQAQDNSNLKIGYALEGSMFTSGACIQWLRDGIKLIKTAAETEAMANQVSDNGGVYFVPAFSGLGAPHWDMNARGAFFGITASVQPQHLVRAVLEAIAYQVVEVVQAINACSPTPMKRLIVDGGACENNFLMQFQADVLGIPVERPKMRDTTVQGVAFAAGLAVGFWDSYTTLVNQRQIDHIFEPNPARNNALANFSTWQKAVQRSLAWVD; encoded by the coding sequence TTGGATAGTAAATCTCCATCATCAGGCTATATTTTGGCTTTGGACTTGGGTACAACAGGCAATCGTGCTTTTTTGTTTAACCATGCAGGTCAAATTGTTGGGCAAGCATATAAAGAACTTACTCAGTATTATCCGCAGCCGGGTTGGTTAGAACATGACCCGGAAGAAATTTGGCGAGATACCTGCTGGGTAATGCAAAATGCGATCGCTAATGCTGAAATTGCGCCATCAGATATCGTCGCTTTGGGATTAACTGTACAACGGGAAACCTGCTTAATTTGGGATAAAACCACTGGTAAGCCGCTACATAAAGCCATTGTTTGGCAAGACCGCCGCACAGCACCCCTTTGCAATCAATTACAAGCCCAAGGTTACGCCGCCGAAATTTATGACCGCACTGGTTTGGTGATTGATGCTTATTTTTCGGCAACAAAGTTGAGATGGTTATTAGAAAATGTTGCAGAGATTGATTTAGACAATGTTTTGGCAGGCACAATTGATACTTGGGTATTGTGGAAATTAACAGGTGGGAAAGTCCACGCAACCGACCACAGCAACGCCAGCCGCACAATGTTAATGAACCTCAAAACCTGCACCTGGGATGAAAAGTTACTCGAAATATTGCAAATTCCGGCTCAGATTCTGCCCCAGATTCAACCCAGTTTAGGCAAATTTGGTGTGACTGATCAAACTTTGTTGGGTGCGGAAATTCCGATCACAGCGATTTTAGGCGACCAACAAGCAGCATTATTTGGTCATGGCTGCGATCGCCCTGGGTTAATGAAATGTACTTATGGCACTGGTAGCTTTTTGGTAGCTCATACAGGTGCAGAAATTGTGCGATCGCAACATCAACTCATTTCCACCTTGGCTTGGACACAAGCGCAAGACAACAGTAATTTAAAAATTGGTTACGCCTTAGAAGGCAGTATGTTTACTAGTGGCGCTTGTATCCAATGGTTGCGCGATGGCATCAAACTGATCAAAACTGCCGCCGAAACCGAAGCAATGGCTAACCAAGTGTCAGATAACGGCGGCGTGTATTTTGTCCCTGCCTTTAGTGGACTCGGTGCGCCACACTGGGATATGAATGCTAGAGGAGCTTTTTTTGGCATTACCGCCAGCGTCCAACCCCAACATTTAGTGCGGGCTGTTTTAGAAGCGATCGCTTACCAAGTTGTGGAAGTTGTTCAAGCCATCAATGCTTGTTCTCCTACGCCAATGAAGCGGTTAATCGTCGATGGCGGTGCTTGTGAAAATAACTTTCTGATGCAATTTCAAGCCGATGTCTTGGGCATCCCCGTAGAACGCCCAAAAATGCGCGATACCACCGTACAAGGAGTAGCATTTGCCGCCGGTTTAGCCGTTGGATTTTGGGACAGCTACACCACATTAGTTAATCAACGGCAAATAGACCACATCTTTGAGCCTAATCCAGCCAGGAATAACGCCTTGGCTAACTTTAGCACTTGGCAAAAAGCAGTTCAGCGTAGTTTAGCCTGGGTAGATTAA
- a CDS encoding glycosyltransferase family 4 protein, translating into MRILMLSSTFPYPPSRGGTEIRTFNLLRYLQYNHDITLITQSNKETTSAEIEELRKYVSELIVFPLPPEPQEKNAIARLVGKTVRFLESVLKATPPNVLHRYSPEIQAWVDEYVRARKCDVITCEHSVNEIYIQPDYRHLVNTVVDVHSSVYGWIRDHLEMGAAQNATRDRLYLSLVLKRYEQRYCNKFSNIVVTTQDDRQEFLKLRPDLEIKVIPNGVDLELFPCRQQDPGGHKLIFVGAMDASHNIDAACFFAVEVLPQLQKHYPDTTFSIVGARPTPEVLELNNLPGVIVTGRVASMTEYLHQSTVCVVPLRTGFGIKNKTLEAMAAGVPVVASDRGLEGLAVDIADQPLRALRANTPAEYVTAISQLFDHPQLRSELSEQGRQLVETEFTWDIAGKRYEQVLLQQS; encoded by the coding sequence ATGCGGATATTAATGCTATCGTCTACATTTCCCTACCCGCCCAGTCGTGGAGGAACAGAAATTAGAACTTTTAATTTACTGCGATATCTTCAATATAACCACGACATAACGTTAATTACACAGAGTAACAAGGAAACAACATCAGCCGAGATAGAGGAATTACGGAAATATGTGAGTGAATTGATTGTTTTTCCTTTACCGCCGGAACCCCAAGAAAAAAATGCGATCGCTCGTTTAGTCGGTAAAACAGTCCGGTTTTTAGAGTCGGTACTCAAAGCCACACCGCCAAATGTACTCCATCGCTATTCTCCAGAGATTCAAGCTTGGGTTGATGAATATGTCCGCGCCAGGAAGTGCGATGTAATTACTTGTGAACATAGCGTCAATGAAATTTATATTCAGCCAGACTACCGTCATCTAGTAAATACGGTGGTTGATGTTCACAGTTCTGTTTACGGCTGGATTCGTGATCATTTAGAAATGGGTGCGGCGCAAAATGCAACGCGCGATCGCCTTTATTTGTCTCTGGTTCTCAAACGCTACGAACAGCGTTATTGTAATAAGTTTTCTAACATTGTGGTGACAACCCAAGACGATCGCCAAGAATTTCTCAAACTGCGTCCTGATCTGGAAATTAAAGTGATTCCCAACGGCGTGGATTTAGAATTGTTTCCCTGTCGTCAACAAGACCCAGGCGGACATAAATTAATTTTTGTGGGTGCTATGGATGCTTCACATAATATTGATGCAGCATGTTTTTTTGCTGTTGAAGTTTTACCGCAACTACAAAAACATTATCCAGACACCACCTTTAGTATTGTTGGTGCTAGACCAACTCCCGAAGTTTTAGAGTTAAATAATCTTCCTGGTGTGATTGTGACTGGGCGTGTGGCTTCCATGACAGAATATTTACACCAGTCTACAGTGTGTGTAGTGCCGCTCCGCACTGGTTTTGGCATTAAAAATAAAACCTTGGAAGCAATGGCCGCAGGTGTACCTGTTGTAGCCAGCGATCGCGGTTTGGAAGGATTAGCTGTAGATATTGCAGATCAACCATTACGCGCTTTGAGAGCTAACACTCCAGCAGAATATGTCACAGCTATTAGTCAATTATTTGATCATCCCCAACTGCGTTCAGAATTATCTGAACAAGGTAGACAATTAGTAGAAACAGAATTCACCTGGGATATTGCTGGAAAACGTTATGAACAAGTTCTGCTACAGCAGTCTTAA